From the Methanobacterium sp. CWC-01 genome, the window AGATATACCTGGTGTTATAGCTTTCGTGGGATGTTCAAACTATCCTGATGGTGGGAAAGAAGTAGCTGAAATGGCCAAGGAATTCTTGGAACGTAACTACATCGTGGTCGCCACCGGCTGTGGGGCCATGTCCATTGGTGAATACAAGGACGAAGAAGGAAAAACACTCTATGAACAGTACAGTGGAGACTTCGATGCCCGAGGTCTGGTAAATATGGGGTCCTGTGTATCAAATGCCCACATTTCAGGTGCATGTATTAAAATAGCCAATATATTCGCCAAAAAACCCCTGGAAGGCAATTTCGAAGAAATAGCAGACTACATCCTAAACCGGGTAGGTGCTTGTGGTGTGGCTTGGGGTGCTTACAGTCAAAAAGCAGCAGCGATTGCTACTGGAGTTAATCGCTGGGGTATCCCAGTGGTTATTGGGCCACATGGATCTAAATATCGTCGGCTATATTTGGGCCGAGCTGATAAGAAAGAAAACTGGAAAATAAAAGATCTGAGAACTGGTAAAATAATGGATGGCGAGCCAGCCCCAGAGCATTTGATATATGCTGCTGAAACTGTGGAGGAAGCTATGCCCGTGATAGCTAAACTGTGCATAAGACCGACCGACACTGCCAAGGGAAGACAGATCAAATTAAACCATTATATCGATATTTATAAACGTTATTTTGGTGTACTGCCCCCGGATATAAACCTTTTCGTTCGCAACGACAAGGACATACCAATCACTCATAAAAAAGAAGTGAAAGATTTACTGGAAGAAGTAGGATGGGAACCTAGGGAAATACCCCAGGAACCATCCCTCATGGGATTGGATGGTGATTGAATTGAGTAACGATCGTGTTATACCCTGGCAACCCACAGTTATTGCCGGACCCAAACAAGCACTCCTAGTTACACCTGAGACTGCGGAACTAATGATTCGAAAATCTAAAAGGCCTTTATTTATTTTAGGGCCGCTGGTTAAGGAAGAACCTTTACTTTCCCTATCCAAGGGAATAGCTGAAAAATGGAACCTACCAGTGGTAACTACTGGAGATGCTTACAAAGCCTTCCGGGAAATTGGATTGGATTCTACTGCTTATGGTGCCATTGAAATCGTAAATCTACTGAAAGACCCCGAATGGGATGGTGTAAATGGTGAAGGTCAACATGACCTGGTTATTTTCTTGGGATGCATCTATTACCTGGCTTCCCAGGGTCTATCGGCACTGAAACACTATGCCCCTCATCTGAAAACACTAACCATCTGCAAATTCTTCCATTCCAATGCTGATGCATCTTTCCCCAATATGAAAGATGAGGAATGGTTAAAATATCTGGCAAAGATGGCAGGACAATAATTAGTCATTATTTAGCACAAAAAGAGGAATAACGGAGGAAATTGGATGTTTGAGGATATACCGGTTGATGTAAGCCCCATGTACGAGGGTGAAAGAATAAGATCCGCTAACATGTTTGTGGAGCTGGCTGGTCCCAAGTCATTGGGAGCTGAACTGGTTCAAGTGGAAGAAAACGTTGAGGACGGTAAGGTGGAGATCATAGGCCCAGAACTGCAGGATATGCAGGAAGGCGATATTCATCCCTTGGGTATTTTGATTGAAATCCAGGGAGAAACATTGGAAAAGGAACTGGAAGGTGTTATCGAAAGGAGAACCCACGAACTATGTAACTACATAAAGGGGTTCATGCACCTTAACCAGCGGGACCAGATCTGGTGTAGGGTTAGTAAAGAGGCCCTAGAAGCAGGATTTAAACTTGAAGATCTGGCCAAGGCTTTGTCCATTTTATTTAAGGAAGAATTCCCCATAATTGAAGCCATAGCCATTACCATCATGACCGATGAAGATAAGGTCAAAGAATTCGTCGAAAAAGCCGGTACTCAATATGAACAAAGAGATGCCCGGGCCCGTGAACTCTCGGATGAGGATGTTGACGTTTTTTACGGTTGTGTGATGTGCCAGTCCTTTGCACCCACCCACGTTTGTGTGGTTACCCCCGACCGTACCGCTCTGTGTGGAGCCATCAACTGGTTCGACTGCCGGGCTGCAGCTAAAATGGATCCAGATGGGCCCATATTTGAAATTGGTAAGGGCGAAGTTTTAGACGAAGTTAAAGGCGAATATTCCACGGTTAATGAAGTCGTGGCTGATCGATCACAGGGCACCTTCGATAGGGTATACCTGCACAGTGTTTTTGGATACCCTCATACTTCCTGCGGATGTTTCGAAGCAGTAGCCTTCTACATTCCTGAACTGGATGGAATTGGGATTGTGGACCGGGACTTCCGGGGAGAAACACCACTGGGAATACCATTCTCGGCCATGGCCGGGCAATGTTCAGGTGGAAAACAGGTGGAAGGATTCACCGGACTCAGCCTGGAATACATGCGTTCACCAAAATTTTTACAGGCCGACGGAGGCTATGAGCGGATAATATGGTTACCTAAAGAAATTAAGGAATCCCTTTCCGATTACATCCCTGAGGATCTCAAGGATAAAATCACCACTGAAGAAGATGCAGCCAACATAAAGGAAATGCGGACGTTCCTGGAGGAGAAGGGACATCCCATAATGAAAAGGCTGGAAAGTTCTCAGGAGGTAGAGGAAGTAGAAGAAGCTCCTGCCCTGGGGGAAGAACCCGTAGAATATGCTGAAATGAGTATGGAGTCTCTACCCCTGGCCCCGATGGCCTACGCCCCTGAACTTACCATGCCCGCATCGGGAGGAGTGAAGATCATCTTTAAAAATGCTAAAGTCTACGCAGAGAAGGTGATTATTAAAAGAAAATAACTAAAAAAACATCTAAATGGTAATCCATCAAGGAGAATTAATTTGATAATTGCAATCAGTGGCAAGGGCGGAGTCGGCAAGACCCTGGTGTCATCCCTCCTCATAAAGGAGCTATCCAAAACCGGGAAGGATATTCTGGCCATAGATGCTGACCCTGATTCCAACCTTCCTGAAGCCCTGGGGGTTGATGTGGATCGTACCGTGGGAGATATCCGCGAAGAACTCAAAAAAGACACGGCCCAGGGTAAAATTCCCACTGGAATGAACAAGTGGGACATCCTGGACTACAAGATCATGGAGTCCATTATTGAGACTCCAGAATTTGATCTTTTGGTCATGGGGCGCCCTGAAGGGAGTGGATGCTACTGTGCGGTTAACAACATGCTTCGCAGGATCATTGAGAACCTTTCCGAAAACTATGACCTCATTATCATTGACACCGAAGCCGGACTGGAACACCTGAGCCGACGAACCACTCAGAACGTGGATTTAATGCTGGTGGTTACTGATAACTCCAAGAGGGGGATGTTAACTGCCCATCGCATTGGAGATCTGGCGGGTGAACTGGAGATACAATTCAAAGAACTGTATCTCATCTTGAACCGGGTAAGGCCTGAAATAGAAGAGGATCTTATTAAAAAGGCCCAGGAGACCGGTCTTGAAATTTTGGGGATTGTACATGAAGATGAAGAGGTCACGGAATACGATCTGGAGGGAAAACCTCTGGTGGAATTACCAGATGATTCTAATACTGTAAAGGCAGTATCCGGGATATTGTCCCGAATTTTAAGAGAATAGGGTGTGGGTATATGGATAAAATATCGCAACTTCTTAAACTATTGGAAAAAACGGATTATGTAGAAATAAATGAGTTTCGTATGGATTTTGATGAACTGGAACTGCAACTGGCCCCAGCCATGCAGCGAGTAATGCAACAGGCGGTGCAACAACAGGCGGCTGTTAAGAAAGTTTCTGAGAAGATGGAAACCCTGGAATTTATACCACCAGTACAGGACTACCCTGGAGAGGTAGCAGAGGTTCAACTGGGGGCTGGAACCCGCAAGCCAGTTTTTTTAGGCGGACAAAAGGCCCTATACCGTTTCGAGGAGCCACAACCCAACCCACCGGTGGTAACTTTCGACGTGTTTGATATTCCCATGCCCGGACTACCCCGACCAATAAGGGAACACTTCTCCGATGTCATGGACCACCCTGGGGACTGGGCAAAAAAGGCGGTGAAGGAATTTGGGGCCAACATGGTTACCATTCACCTGATTGGAACCGGTCCCAAGGTCATGGACAAAACACCTCGTGAAGCGGCTCAGGACATAGAAGAAGTACTGCAAGCTGTGGATGTGCCACTGGTGGTAGGGGGATCTGGTGACCCGCAGAAAGACCCAGTAATCCTTGAAGCAGCCGCTGCCGCTGCCGAAGGAGAAAGATGTCTTTTAGCATCGGCCAACCTGGATCTGGACTACAAGAAGGTGGCTAAAGCTGCTGTTGATTACAATCATGCCGTCTTAAGCTGGGCCATCACCGATGTTAATATGCAAAAAACCCTCAACAAGTACCTGATGAAAGAGGGACTCACCCCCAACGACATAGTCATGGACCCCACAACTTGTGCCCTCGGTTACGGTATCGAGTTTTCCATTGACGTCATCACCCGGACCCGACTGGCTGCCCTGAAAGGTGACAAGGACCTGCAGATGCCCATGAGCTCTGGAACCACCAATGCCTGGGGATCCAGGGAAGCCTGGATGAAAAACGATGATTGGGGACCCACCGACTATCGGGGGCCCATCTGGGAGATAGTCACTGGCCTGACCATGATGTTATGTGGAGTGGACATCTTCATGATGCTGCACCCCTTATCAGTGCAGCTTTTAAGTGAAATAGGCTCCACTTTCACCAAGGAGTACCTTACAACTGATGTACCAGACATATCCAACTGGATAACGGAGCTGGAATAGGAGGTTATGAGTATGCAAGTTACAGCCATGGATATTTACAAATTACTCCCCAAAACCAACTGCGAAGATTGTGGAGAGGCCTCCTGCATGGCCTTCGCCACTAAACTCTCCGAAAAAGAAACTCAACTGGATCTGTGCACGGAACTGGAACCGGAAGCATTCGCCCAGCTGGAGGCCCTACTTGCCCCTGCAGTAAGGGAGATCACCATCGGTACCGGTGCTAAAACGGTCATCATTGGTGGAGACGAAGTATTGTATCGCTACGAGTTAACCTACTACAATCCCACTGCCCTGGTGATTGATATCGCCGATAACCTGGCCGATGAAGAGTTCCAGGAAAGGGTTAAGATCATCGAAGACACCGAGTTTGAAAGGATTGGAGAAATGCTTAAACTCGATGCAATAGCCCTCCGAAATACCTCTGGAGACACAGCAAAATTTGCTGAAGCCGCAGCCAAGCTTAGAACCACCAGATTCCCACTAATATTATGTTCCTTTGATCCTGCAGCCATTAAAGCCGCCCTGGAAAAAGTTGGGGATGAAAGACCCCTTATCTACGCAGCTAACGAGACTAACATGGAAGAAATGGCTGCATTAGCCCTGGAATATGATTGTCCCCTGACCATATTCTCTCCCAACGACCTGGAGAAGATGAAGAACATCAGCCGGGCTTTAAGGAATAAGGGAATAACTGACATTGTTCTGGACCCCGGAACCTTCGTGGAGGCCGGTGTCGGGGACAGTCTGGATGATTTCGTTATGATCCGCCGGCTGGCAGTGGAAGAACAGGATGAAGACTTCCGGTTCCCCATACTGGGTATACCCGCCCTCACCTGGTTATACGAAAGGGATGAGATCCAGGGTGGTATCAGAGAGGCCACCATCGCCGCCACCCTCATGAACAAATATGCAGACGTTCTAATATTCCATGGAACAAACATATGGGAACTGATTCCGGTCCTGACTCTAAGACAGGGCATATACACCGACCCCCGGAAGCCTCAGGCAGTGGATGCTGGACTTTACGAATTTGGAGATGTGAACAAAGATTCACCAGTATTGATGACCACCAATTTCGCCCTCACCTTCTACACCGTGGAAGGGGACATTAAGGGCAAGGCCAATGCATACCTACTGGTACTGGACACCGAAGGTCGAGCAGTGGATGTTTCCCTGGCGGGAGGCCAGCTTAATGCCGAGGCAGTAGCCGATCTTATCAAGGAAACCGGTATAGAGGATAAGGTAGAAACCCGCACACTGATCATACCCGGGCTAGCAGCCCCGGTTAGTGGTGAAATTGAAGATGAAAGTGGGTGGGAAGTTATTGTGGGTCCCAGGGACTCTTCGGCTGTGCCTGGGTTCTTATCGGACATAAAAGGAAAATCTTGATTGGATTTGGGAAAGTGATAACATGAAAACCCTGATGGTGGTAGATCCCAGGCGTTGCAGTGAATGTCAAGACTGTATCAACGCCTGCCAGAAAGAACACGGAGTGGCTCGTGTAAAGAAGAGCAGTACGGTGCCTATATTCTGCATGCAATGCCACCCTGATAAGGCTCCTTGCGCCAGGATATGTCCAACTGGGGCTATTAGGGAGGATGAAGGCACGTTAATGGTGGATGAGGATGCTTGTATCCTCTGCCGCCTGTGCATGATCGCCTGTCCCGTGGGGATGATGGTAATTGACGAGGATCATAAGTGTATGCAGAAGTGCACCCTGTGTCTGGATGCTGAGGGTGTAATCCCGGCCTGTGTAGATGCCTGTAAAGATAACGTTCTAAAGATATTCTCGGTGGAGGATCTGGAAGAACTCAAGAAAGATCTTTCCTTTACTGAAGTTTTGAACGAAGCTATGAAGGCCTACCAAGACAAGGTTGGATAATGAATAGCGTGGCCCAGATGGATCTGGGTCTATTCCTACTTTTTAAAAAAATAAGTTTTCAGTAAAAAAATAATAAAAAATTATACTGGATAATCCGGAATACTAATAGATGTTGAAAGTGTCCAGAATAATCTGAATTCCTTCTTCAGCGTGCTTAAGGATTTCTGGATCCCCTGCAAACCACAGATAGTACAAGAGACCTAGCTTTTTATAGGAAACAGCCAGTATGTCGGTGGGGACCACCTCATTGTTCTCGGCCACCACTTGATAAATCTCCATACCATCCCTGGCGAACAAGTCCTCCGAGATTATAGTGCTATTCTGGATGGACAGCACATTCCTTAACATTTCTGCAAATTCTTTAGAGGTTATATCTTCTACGTCTGCTTGTCGGTTAAGGGATAGGTTGATGGCGCTGTTTGCATAGAAACCCTTCACTATTTTTTTGGGATCGGGGGTATCCATGAGGTCCCATTCACCTGGATAATTGAAGGAAACTTCCCCATTGTCGTAGGTAAGTATCCTCCTTTCTTTTGCAGTTTTCCTGATTTTATTTATAGCTTCCTCTGCCTTATCCTGGACATATTTATATTCATCTTCGTGGAAAGTTTTCAAGAGAATGTCTATAGCGTCTTTGTTACCAATATTTCCCAATGCTTCAGCAGCTTTTCCTCTAACGTGCCTATGCTTTTCTAGTGATCTTCCCGGGCTTAAAGAATCAATTAAAACCGGAACCGCTCGTTCATCTCCAATCCTTCCCAGAATCTCCGCTGCCCTTCCTCGCACACGCCAGCTTCCAGTTTTGAAGACATTTATAACGGAAGGAACGACCATATTTCCCATTTTTATCAAGGAAGAACCCGCTTTCCATCTTACATCCGCATCATCATCGTCCAGGGCTTCTAAAAGAATGGGGATGGCCCGTTCATCCTTCATCTTACCCAGGGCTACCGCGGCATATTTACGCACGTGCCAGTCCTTATCATTCAGGGCCTTAATTATGGGTGGCACCGCCTCTTCGTCACCAATCATACCCAGGGCATTGGCGGCGTGTCTTCGCACAGTCCAATCGTTATCTTTCAGGGCTTTAATCAGTGCTTCAGTGGCCTGGATGTTCCCAATTTCTCCCAGAGCCCAGGCAGCTTTCCAGCGCACTTCTTCATCAGGGTCTTCTTCTAAAGCCTGGATCAATGCGTCGATGGCTGATTCCTCTCCGATCATCCCTAAAGCTTCTGCAGAATTCTCTCTAACCCCGGTTAATATGGTGTAATCTTTATGCCAGTTTTTGTAAAGTAGAGAATTAATCAGGTGCTCCACAGCCCTCTTATCACCCACCTTTTTAAGACCAAAGGCGGCTTCTTTTCGGGTGATGTAATCATCATCATATAAAGCATTGATTAGTCCTTCCACGTCCCCATTCTCTATTAGTTTATCAATATCTGGTTGTAATGAGTTCATGTTCCACCTGCCCCTCTTCTATATTATCTCCTCTATTATTTACTTTTTTAATTCTTATAATATCTTCTTTAATAGTCCTAAAAGATTAGGATGTCCTTTAATAAGTCCCATCATCGATAATTTTGATATTGATTCTAAATCGTGTCCCTCTAAAAATTTGGTTATTTCATTGAAGTCTTCATCAACTAGTTTATCCATAATACGACGATATTTAAGGGAGTTTTTGATGTTATTTCCCACCTTAGCTCTGCACTGTTTTTCATAATTTTTCAAAAAACGGGTAGAAGTATCATTTTTTTCCAGGGCTTCAGCGGCCACTTCCCCGGCAATTTTAGCACACTCTACCGTGGTGTGTATTCCACCGCCACTAAGAGGTTCCACCTGGCCAGCAGCATCACCTACCAGAAGGAAACCATCGGTGAAGGTCTTTTCCACCACGCCCGAAAGAGGAACTCCTCCCACGTTAAGTTCAACGGGAGTGGCCGGTAGTTGTGATGTGAATTTTTGGAGGTAATGATAGGCCGGGTATGGAGAATTCCTAACTCCCACCCCTACGTTGGCCAGACCCTCACCTTTCGGAAATACCCATAGATAACCTCCGGGAGCTGTATTTGCCCCAAAGTAGAATTCTACGTAGTTGGGGTCTACATCCATTCCCACCATTTCATATTGGGCACAGGAACCTATATCTTGGGGCCTTTTTTGAGTGTTAAGACCTGCCAGTGGGGCAATTTGGGATTCAACTCCATCTGCAGCAATCACCAGATCAGCTTCAATCTCCATGGTTTTTCCCATGTGTTTGGCCACCACACCACATACTTTTCCATCCTTTCTTACCAGATCAGTGACCATGGTTTTAACCATAATATCGGTCCCTGCCCGGGCAGATTCGATGGCCAGATGTTTATCAAAGGCTTTTCTTTCTAATATATATCCTTCTACCTTTTTTCCCCTGAGTTTAGCCCGATTACCATCAGGAGAACATATGGTTCCACCATATATCTCGGTGCAGATGTATTTGTTTGAAGGTTTCATATCCAGGGTCTGGAAGGTGTTGCAGGTTGTAGCTCCGGCACACTGAACGGGAGTTCCGATTTCCTGACGTTTTTCAATCATGAGCACGTCTAAGCCATGTTTAGATGCAAATAATGACGTAGTTGAACCTCCCACCCGTCCTCCTATTACCACCACGTCGTACTTCATTTTCCACCTTCCATTTTGATGGCACCCAGGGGACATACTTGGAGACAATAGCCGCAATTATCACAGCCTTCTAAGATCTCCAAGACGTTTTCGGTGATTTTTAGGCAATTTTGTGGGCAAACAGCAACGCAAACTCCGCAAACTCCGCAAATATCAGGAAGCCTTTCTATTTTAGACACCCCATGGACTGTTATCTCGAAAGTTAATAACCATTGATAGTATGGGATTATGACTCTTATATAAATTACCTCATTACCTTAACTCCTGTTTGTCTTATCGTAGAGATTATTCAGGATTTATCTGGCTATAGGTAGTGTAAATTGAATGTTTTTAGTTTTAAACTACATTGATATCTGTAAATACATCAAAATCAGTAAATTAGGGGAGGATGAAGTTAAATTAAATGGAAAATAGTCCCAGCAACAAGCTAACCGTTAAGTTAATATAGGATATCACACCAAGTTCGTTGTATGCAGGGGTGCCCGAGCGGCCAAAGGGGGAGGACTTAAGATCCTCTGGCGTAGGCCTTCGAGGGTTCGAATCCCTTCCCCTGCACTGTGGTTGGTTTTAAATTACTGCCCTAGTGGCTCAGCCGGTAGAGCGATACCTTGGTAAGGTATAGGCCGGGGGTTCGAATCCCCCCTAGGGCTTATAAACATTAATTTAACTCTAGAATTTAATAATTCACTTTAATTTGCTTCCATATTATTATTTGTGAAAACCCTTTTATTTATTGAAAGTGATTTTATTCTGAGGGACATAGCAATTGGGCTATTAATGTGGTGATCTAATGGAGCGAAAAATTATACAGATATCTGATATTCACTTTGGGGAGAAAACTTTCTCCCATGACCTGAAATACAATGTTCTAAAACAACTCGAATCTGAAAATCCAGATCTGATTGTTGTTTCCGGTGATCTGACTACCCAGGGATATCTGCATGAATATGAGGATGCCCTCACTTTCCTGGAAGAACTTAAAACCATAACCAATACCTATACCATACCGGGGAACCATGATGCTCGTAACGTTGGGTTGATCCATTTTGAAAAGTTAATAGGCCATCGTAAATTTGTTCACACCGACAAAAGTGGCGGCTTTGCAATTATTGGCCTGGATTCATCAGAGCCAGATATAAATGATGGTCAGATTGGGGTGGATCAGCTGGATTGGCTGAAGATGCAACTGGACAAAATACCCAGTGATTTGTGTAAAATTGTTACCTTCCACCATCATCTTTTACCTATACCCCAGACTGGCAGAGAAAGAAATATACTCCTGGATTCAGGTGATCTTTTAAGGGTATTTTCTGATTATGGGGTTGACTTTGTCTTAAATGGCCATAAACATGTTCCCAATGTGTGGATGATCGAGAAGATGGTCACCCTTAACTCCGGCACGGCTACCACACGTAAGTTGAGGGGAAATACCCAGGCTTCCTACAACCAGATTCTGATTAACGAGGATAAGATAATCGTGAATCTAATTAACAGCCAGACCGGTTATAAAAAGGAGATGGCAAACTACTCAGTTAAAGTTGATGGCAGTGAATATTTAATCTGTTCGTATTGTCACAACTCGCCGCACAGTGTTTAAATCAAATTAAGGAAAAGGTTATAAAAAATTCACCAGGATCAGGATCAATCTGAAGAAGTGTTAGAATGTCTAAAGCATTGGATATAGTAATGGCCGGAGTAATATCCGGAATCGTGGCCTACACCACCTCTCAGTTGGGAGTTACAGGTACCATCATAGGGGCCGTAATAGGTTCCATGCTATATCAGGTAATGTCACACATTTTCAGGGAACCACTGGACGGAGTTAAAACTCAGCGGGTGGAGCGCAGCATCTTTTACATCTTCCCATTGATTGTAATTCTTATAATAGAAATTGTGTACTTATTCTACATTTTTTCACTTCCACAGGGAGATTTATTCTTCTTACTGGAGAGGGCCACGGGCTGGAATCTGTTCCGGACCATCGGATTAGCACTCATAATAATGGGATTATTCCCCTTTGTTGAACGCCGACTGGGCTATGAAAAAAGCATATCACGAAAGTATGGTTATGTGGTCTTGGCCGTAGGGGTGGTGAAACTTTTAGGCGGGTTTGCGGACTTAAATTCGGCTATTGTAAATTTATATTCGCCCATATTTTATCAACTCAACGAAATAATCTCTATTATGGTAGTTATAGCACTTCTGTACGTGATAATTGCCATCACCAGGGAATCGGTGACTGTTATCTATGAAAAAGATCATAATAAAGAGAGTGAAGATCATCAAATGAATCAGAAAAAATAGGACACAAACTGATATAATGACCAAGAGAGCGAAAAACAGCACCCTTAAAGCGGTTCTGGATGTAATATTATATGAAAGTCCTTCCACCCAGGATGAAATCGCGGAAAAACTGGGATTGACCCGTAGATACGTAACTAAACTCCTTCAACCCCTGGTAAAAAAAGGAGTGGTCCGGAGAGCATATATACTTGATTTTAAGAAGTTTGACGAGTTCTCTGAGATTTTTCAGGAAGAACCCACATCC encodes:
- the cdhB gene encoding CO dehydrogenase/acetyl-CoA synthase complex subunit epsilon; protein product: MSNDRVIPWQPTVIAGPKQALLVTPETAELMIRKSKRPLFILGPLVKEEPLLSLSKGIAEKWNLPVVTTGDAYKAFREIGLDSTAYGAIEIVNLLKDPEWDGVNGEGQHDLVIFLGCIYYLASQGLSALKHYAPHLKTLTICKFFHSNADASFPNMKDEEWLKYLAKMAGQ
- the cdhC gene encoding CO dehydrogenase/CO-methylating acetyl-CoA synthase complex subunit beta, yielding MFEDIPVDVSPMYEGERIRSANMFVELAGPKSLGAELVQVEENVEDGKVEIIGPELQDMQEGDIHPLGILIEIQGETLEKELEGVIERRTHELCNYIKGFMHLNQRDQIWCRVSKEALEAGFKLEDLAKALSILFKEEFPIIEAIAITIMTDEDKVKEFVEKAGTQYEQRDARARELSDEDVDVFYGCVMCQSFAPTHVCVVTPDRTALCGAINWFDCRAAAKMDPDGPIFEIGKGEVLDEVKGEYSTVNEVVADRSQGTFDRVYLHSVFGYPHTSCGCFEAVAFYIPELDGIGIVDRDFRGETPLGIPFSAMAGQCSGGKQVEGFTGLSLEYMRSPKFLQADGGYERIIWLPKEIKESLSDYIPEDLKDKITTEEDAANIKEMRTFLEEKGHPIMKRLESSQEVEEVEEAPALGEEPVEYAEMSMESLPLAPMAYAPELTMPASGGVKIIFKNAKVYAEKVIIKRK
- a CDS encoding AAA family ATPase — protein: MIIAISGKGGVGKTLVSSLLIKELSKTGKDILAIDADPDSNLPEALGVDVDRTVGDIREELKKDTAQGKIPTGMNKWDILDYKIMESIIETPEFDLLVMGRPEGSGCYCAVNNMLRRIIENLSENYDLIIIDTEAGLEHLSRRTTQNVDLMLVVTDNSKRGMLTAHRIGDLAGELEIQFKELYLILNRVRPEIEEDLIKKAQETGLEILGIVHEDEEVTEYDLEGKPLVELPDDSNTVKAVSGILSRILRE
- the cdhD gene encoding CO dehydrogenase/acetyl-CoA synthase subunit delta, with product MDKISQLLKLLEKTDYVEINEFRMDFDELELQLAPAMQRVMQQAVQQQAAVKKVSEKMETLEFIPPVQDYPGEVAEVQLGAGTRKPVFLGGQKALYRFEEPQPNPPVVTFDVFDIPMPGLPRPIREHFSDVMDHPGDWAKKAVKEFGANMVTIHLIGTGPKVMDKTPREAAQDIEEVLQAVDVPLVVGGSGDPQKDPVILEAAAAAAEGERCLLASANLDLDYKKVAKAAVDYNHAVLSWAITDVNMQKTLNKYLMKEGLTPNDIVMDPTTCALGYGIEFSIDVITRTRLAALKGDKDLQMPMSSGTTNAWGSREAWMKNDDWGPTDYRGPIWEIVTGLTMMLCGVDIFMMLHPLSVQLLSEIGSTFTKEYLTTDVPDISNWITELE
- the acsC gene encoding acetyl-CoA decarbonylase/synthase complex subunit gamma, producing the protein MQVTAMDIYKLLPKTNCEDCGEASCMAFATKLSEKETQLDLCTELEPEAFAQLEALLAPAVREITIGTGAKTVIIGGDEVLYRYELTYYNPTALVIDIADNLADEEFQERVKIIEDTEFERIGEMLKLDAIALRNTSGDTAKFAEAAAKLRTTRFPLILCSFDPAAIKAALEKVGDERPLIYAANETNMEEMAALALEYDCPLTIFSPNDLEKMKNISRALRNKGITDIVLDPGTFVEAGVGDSLDDFVMIRRLAVEEQDEDFRFPILGIPALTWLYERDEIQGGIREATIAATLMNKYADVLIFHGTNIWELIPVLTLRQGIYTDPRKPQAVDAGLYEFGDVNKDSPVLMTTNFALTFYTVEGDIKGKANAYLLVLDTEGRAVDVSLAGGQLNAEAVADLIKETGIEDKVETRTLIIPGLAAPVSGEIEDESGWEVIVGPRDSSAVPGFLSDIKGKS
- a CDS encoding 4Fe-4S dicluster domain-containing protein, which gives rise to MKTLMVVDPRRCSECQDCINACQKEHGVARVKKSSTVPIFCMQCHPDKAPCARICPTGAIREDEGTLMVDEDACILCRLCMIACPVGMMVIDEDHKCMQKCTLCLDAEGVIPACVDACKDNVLKIFSVEDLEELKKDLSFTEVLNEAMKAYQDKVG
- a CDS encoding HEAT repeat domain-containing protein: MNSLQPDIDKLIENGDVEGLINALYDDDYITRKEAAFGLKKVGDKRAVEHLINSLLYKNWHKDYTILTGVRENSAEALGMIGEESAIDALIQALEEDPDEEVRWKAAWALGEIGNIQATEALIKALKDNDWTVRRHAANALGMIGDEEAVPPIIKALNDKDWHVRKYAAVALGKMKDERAIPILLEALDDDDADVRWKAGSSLIKMGNMVVPSVINVFKTGSWRVRGRAAEILGRIGDERAVPVLIDSLSPGRSLEKHRHVRGKAAEALGNIGNKDAIDILLKTFHEDEYKYVQDKAEEAINKIRKTAKERRILTYDNGEVSFNYPGEWDLMDTPDPKKIVKGFYANSAINLSLNRQADVEDITSKEFAEMLRNVLSIQNSTIISEDLFARDGMEIYQVVAENNEVVPTDILAVSYKKLGLLYYLWFAGDPEILKHAEEGIQIILDTFNIY
- a CDS encoding NAD(P)/FAD-dependent oxidoreductase, whose translation is MKYDVVVIGGRVGGSTTSLFASKHGLDVLMIEKRQEIGTPVQCAGATTCNTFQTLDMKPSNKYICTEIYGGTICSPDGNRAKLRGKKVEGYILERKAFDKHLAIESARAGTDIMVKTMVTDLVRKDGKVCGVVAKHMGKTMEIEADLVIAADGVESQIAPLAGLNTQKRPQDIGSCAQYEMVGMDVDPNYVEFYFGANTAPGGYLWVFPKGEGLANVGVGVRNSPYPAYHYLQKFTSQLPATPVELNVGGVPLSGVVEKTFTDGFLLVGDAAGQVEPLSGGGIHTTVECAKIAGEVAAEALEKNDTSTRFLKNYEKQCRAKVGNNIKNSLKYRRIMDKLVDEDFNEITKFLEGHDLESISKLSMMGLIKGHPNLLGLLKKIL
- a CDS encoding 4Fe-4S binding protein; amino-acid sequence: MSKIERLPDICGVCGVCVAVCPQNCLKITENVLEILEGCDNCGYCLQVCPLGAIKMEGGK
- a CDS encoding metallophosphoesterase family protein, which translates into the protein MERKIIQISDIHFGEKTFSHDLKYNVLKQLESENPDLIVVSGDLTTQGYLHEYEDALTFLEELKTITNTYTIPGNHDARNVGLIHFEKLIGHRKFVHTDKSGGFAIIGLDSSEPDINDGQIGVDQLDWLKMQLDKIPSDLCKIVTFHHHLLPIPQTGRERNILLDSGDLLRVFSDYGVDFVLNGHKHVPNVWMIEKMVTLNSGTATTRKLRGNTQASYNQILINEDKIIVNLINSQTGYKKEMANYSVKVDGSEYLICSYCHNSPHSV